Proteins encoded in a region of the Spiroplasma endosymbiont of Amphimallon solstitiale genome:
- a CDS encoding cysteine peptidase family C39 domain-containing protein — protein MKYPFVQQETENDCGLACLAMIYRFYFKKKLLINDTWIVNINGTVF, from the coding sequence ATGAAATATCCTTTTGTTCAACAAGAAACAGAAAATGATTGTGGTTTGGCATGTCTTGCTATGATATATAGGTTTTATTTTAAGAAGAAGTTATTAATTAATGATACCTGAATTGTAAATATAAATGGGACAGTTTTTTAA